In Janibacter sp. CX7, a single genomic region encodes these proteins:
- a CDS encoding antitoxin MazE5 yields the protein MAKVRVSTTVDADLLERARAAHGAATDASLVEASLQALLRTHRAAEIDEAYRRAYREAPADLSDDWGDLGSFLDEAARR from the coding sequence ATGGCCAAGGTCAGGGTGAGCACGACGGTTGACGCCGACCTCCTCGAGCGGGCTCGCGCGGCGCACGGGGCAGCGACGGATGCGTCGCTGGTCGAGGCCTCCCTGCAGGCCCTGCTGCGCACCCACCGGGCGGCCGAGATCGACGAGGCCTACCGCAGGGCCTACCGCGAGGCACCTGCAGACCTGTCGGACGACTGGGGCGACCTCGGGTCCTTCCTCGACGAGGCGGCGAGGCGCTGA
- a CDS encoding type II toxin-antitoxin system PemK/MazF family toxin, translating to MALPARGELWWADLADAGARPVVVLSRGAAIAGRRRTLVAPCSTVVRDLPSEVLLEPGEEPVDRLCAAQLDAVTDLPVALLTRRLGRLSDEAVRRLCAALGVATGCSD from the coding sequence GTGGCACTGCCTGCGCGAGGTGAGCTGTGGTGGGCGGACCTGGCGGATGCCGGGGCCAGGCCGGTCGTGGTGCTCAGCAGGGGGGCGGCCATCGCGGGTCGCCGCCGGACCCTGGTCGCGCCGTGCAGCACGGTGGTCCGCGACCTGCCGAGCGAGGTGCTCCTCGAGCCCGGCGAGGAACCGGTCGACCGTCTCTGCGCGGCACAGCTGGACGCCGTCACGGACCTGCCGGTGGCCCTCCTCACGCGACGGCTCGGGCGACTGAGCGACGAGGCGGTGCGTCGGCTGTGCGCCGCACTGGGGGTGGCGACCGGCTGCTCGGACTGA